From Spirosoma aerolatum, one genomic window encodes:
- a CDS encoding metallophosphoesterase — MNRTSLLLILPAILLLIDWYVFQAVKTLSRTATESTQRIITFIFWGFTALSLMLYVAMQLIPPDSISRNTRTFLWAAIAIPYFSKIFAMLIIFIDDIGRFFRWLVSLFYKPEVGEAVVDSAQKTIPDNVNGIPNDAISRSDFLMKTALVVGTVPLVGFTWGILSGAHDYRIRRVKLPLKNLPSGFHGMTIAQISDIHSGSFFNKTAVRGGVDMLLKQKPDMVFFTGDLVNSHAEEVNSYIDVFDKVKAPLGVYSTLGNHDYGKYVQWPSVQAERQNVMNVVAAHKQMGWNIMMDEHKILEQNGDKIALIGVQNLGFGPAALRAGNLAKAYQGTSEYPVKLLLSHDPTHWDAEVRPKYPDIDVTFSGHTHGAQFGVEVGDVRWSPAQYFYRQWAGLYQEGDQRLYVNRGYGYIGYPGRVGILPEITIFELVKA; from the coding sequence ATGAACCGTACCTCCTTATTGCTTATTCTCCCTGCCATTCTTCTGCTGATCGACTGGTATGTGTTCCAGGCGGTGAAGACCCTCAGCCGAACCGCAACCGAGAGTACTCAGCGTATTATAACGTTTATCTTCTGGGGATTTACGGCCCTGTCGCTGATGCTCTATGTGGCCATGCAGTTGATCCCCCCCGATTCAATCAGCCGAAACACCCGAACCTTTCTATGGGCAGCTATTGCCATCCCCTATTTTTCGAAGATTTTCGCCATGCTCATTATTTTCATTGATGATATTGGTCGTTTTTTTCGCTGGCTTGTATCACTTTTCTATAAGCCTGAAGTTGGAGAAGCCGTGGTGGATTCGGCTCAAAAAACAATCCCTGACAACGTAAACGGAATTCCTAATGATGCTATCTCCCGCTCTGACTTTCTGATGAAAACGGCATTGGTAGTCGGTACGGTACCGCTGGTTGGGTTTACCTGGGGAATTTTGTCGGGCGCCCATGATTACCGGATTCGCCGGGTTAAACTTCCGTTAAAAAATCTGCCATCCGGTTTCCACGGAATGACCATCGCCCAGATTTCGGATATTCACTCGGGTAGTTTTTTCAATAAAACGGCCGTTCGGGGCGGGGTGGATATGTTGCTGAAACAAAAGCCCGACATGGTATTTTTTACGGGCGATCTGGTGAATAGTCATGCCGAGGAAGTAAATAGCTACATTGATGTATTCGACAAAGTGAAAGCACCGCTAGGTGTGTATTCAACGCTTGGCAACCACGATTACGGCAAATATGTACAGTGGCCGAGCGTTCAGGCTGAGCGGCAAAACGTGATGAACGTAGTAGCCGCTCATAAGCAAATGGGCTGGAACATCATGATGGACGAGCACAAGATTCTGGAACAAAACGGCGATAAAATCGCGCTGATTGGCGTACAGAACCTTGGCTTTGGCCCGGCGGCCTTACGGGCTGGTAATCTGGCAAAGGCCTATCAGGGAACCAGCGAATACCCCGTTAAGCTACTCCTCTCCCACGACCCTACACATTGGGATGCTGAAGTTCGACCTAAATATCCTGATATCGACGTTACGTTCAGTGGGCATACGCATGGGGCTCAGTTTGGTGTTGAGGTGGGCGACGTACGCTGGAGTCCGGCACAGTACTTTTACCGCCAATGGGCCGGACTATACCAGGAAGGTGATCAACGGTTGTATGTGAACCGGGGCTATGGCTATATTGGCTATCCGGGCCGGGTGGGTATTTTGCCTGAAATCACCATTTTCGAGTTAGTAAAAGCCTGA
- a CDS encoding dienelactone hydrolase family protein encodes MKIIFITGLSFFMSLFSYLTPVQEEQKTIPLCHNTDSATPNDMALMAADPAFQNLHANPLPFTYAGAGEMIKFSTPDGQSANGFFLKSKKASNKWLLVYQEWWGLNDNIKQQAEAFYNDLKDVNVLAVDMYDGKVATERAEAGKLMSSASKERLTSIQKGAIAYAGPKAEFASVGWCFGGMLSLQSALMEGQQAKGCVMYYGRPEQDVEKLKTLHTDVLGIFGSRDKGITPESVKQFEENMQKAGKKVTVKMYDADHGFANPSNPIYDKEAAADAYKLSLAYLKDKLKA; translated from the coding sequence ATGAAAATCATTTTTATTACTGGACTTTCCTTCTTTATGTCTTTGTTTTCCTACCTCACACCTGTGCAGGAAGAGCAAAAAACAATTCCTCTTTGCCATAATACCGATTCGGCAACACCCAATGACATGGCCTTAATGGCAGCCGATCCGGCTTTTCAGAACCTGCATGCCAACCCATTGCCGTTTACCTATGCTGGTGCTGGCGAAATGATTAAGTTCTCGACCCCCGATGGACAGTCGGCAAACGGCTTTTTCCTGAAATCGAAAAAAGCGTCGAATAAATGGCTGCTGGTTTATCAGGAATGGTGGGGATTGAATGACAATATCAAACAACAGGCTGAAGCGTTCTATAACGACTTGAAAGATGTAAACGTACTGGCTGTCGACATGTACGATGGCAAAGTAGCAACCGAACGAGCCGAAGCGGGTAAGCTGATGAGTTCGGCCAGTAAAGAGCGGCTGACGAGCATTCAGAAAGGGGCTATCGCTTATGCCGGTCCAAAAGCAGAGTTTGCCAGTGTGGGCTGGTGCTTTGGCGGTATGCTGTCGTTGCAATCAGCCCTGATGGAAGGTCAGCAGGCAAAAGGCTGTGTGATGTACTACGGTCGCCCGGAGCAGGATGTTGAGAAGCTGAAAACTCTACATACGGATGTATTGGGCATTTTTGGTAGCCGCGACAAAGGCATTACGCCTGAATCGGTAAAGCAGTTTGAGGAAAACATGCAGAAAGCAGGCAAAAAAGTGACGGTCAAGATGTACGATGCCGATCATGGATTTGCTAATCCGAGCAACCCCATTTACGATAAGGAAGCGGCTGCCGATGCGTATAAGCTGTCCCTGGCCTATCTGAAAGATAAACTGAAAGCCTAG
- a CDS encoding gamma-glutamylcyclotransferase family protein, whose amino-acid sequence MTSTPEFLIVYGTLRSPFDNHFAQYLRQRGRYIGEGKFRGQAFDMGSYPGAIYDEASQGYVHGTVFNIGHQKESILTYLDYYEGVGDDFEQPTEFIRAVIPVEVNNALIDCWIYLYNLPTTEKPLIVSGDYAQYIGNPYKPV is encoded by the coding sequence ATGACTAGTACTCCCGAATTTCTGATCGTTTACGGCACGCTCCGCTCCCCTTTTGATAATCATTTTGCTCAATATCTACGTCAGCGGGGCCGCTATATTGGCGAAGGTAAATTTAGAGGGCAGGCTTTCGACATGGGCAGTTATCCTGGGGCCATTTACGACGAAGCCAGCCAGGGGTATGTTCATGGCACTGTGTTCAATATAGGCCATCAGAAAGAGAGTATTCTGACCTATCTGGATTACTATGAAGGCGTTGGCGATGATTTCGAGCAGCCGACCGAATTTATACGGGCCGTTATTCCTGTCGAAGTAAACAATGCATTAATCGACTGCTGGATTTATCTATATAATCTGCCAACAACTGAAAAACCACTGATCGTATCGGGTGATTACGCACAGTATATAGGCAATCCTTACAAACCTGTATAA
- the typA gene encoding translational GTPase TypA — MQSIRNIAIIAHVDHGKTTLVDKIIHASKLFRENQEFGDLILDNNDLERERGITIVSKNVSVRYKDVKINIIDTPGHSDFGGEVERVLKMADGVCLLVDAFEGAMPQTRFVLSKALHLGLKPIVIVNKVDKENCRPDEVHEQVFDLMFNLGATEDQLDFPTVYGSSKQGWMGPDWQKPTDNITYLLDTIVEHIPAAPISEGLPQMQVTSLDYSAFVGRIAIGRVHRGTLKEGASMGLAKSDGTVKRVRIKELHTFEGLGKQKVSEVQCGDICAVTGLEDFEIGDTLTDYDNPEPLSRISVDEPTMNMLFTINNSPFFGKEGKFVTSRHLRDRLYKEIEKNLALRVENTDSEDRFLVYGRGILHLSVLIETMRREGYELQVGQPQVLYKEDEDGRKLEPIETLVVDVPEETAGKVIELATQRKGELLIMEPKGDLQHLEFDIPSRGLIGLRSNVLTATYGEAVMSHRFKEYQEYKGPIPERINGSLISMTSGSATAYSIDKLQDRGSFFIEPGDEIYTGQVIGEHTRQNDIVVNVTTAKQLTNMRASGSDNNVKIAPKISFSLEENMEYIQKDEYLEVTPKSMRIRKIYLDENERKRNQSKFAMA, encoded by the coding sequence ATGCAATCAATTCGCAATATAGCAATCATCGCCCACGTCGACCACGGCAAAACAACACTCGTCGACAAAATTATTCATGCGTCCAAGCTCTTTCGGGAGAATCAGGAATTTGGCGACCTGATCCTGGACAACAACGATCTGGAGCGCGAGAGGGGAATCACCATTGTCTCGAAAAATGTATCGGTACGGTATAAAGACGTTAAAATCAATATCATCGACACCCCTGGCCACAGCGACTTTGGGGGCGAAGTTGAGCGCGTATTGAAAATGGCCGATGGCGTATGCCTACTGGTCGATGCCTTCGAAGGCGCTATGCCACAAACACGCTTTGTGTTAAGCAAGGCGCTCCATCTGGGTCTCAAACCCATTGTGATCGTTAACAAGGTCGATAAAGAAAACTGTCGTCCTGATGAGGTTCACGAGCAGGTGTTCGACCTGATGTTCAACCTGGGTGCAACCGAAGATCAGTTGGATTTTCCAACCGTTTATGGTTCGTCGAAACAAGGCTGGATGGGTCCCGATTGGCAGAAACCAACCGATAACATTACTTACCTACTCGATACCATTGTGGAGCATATTCCTGCGGCTCCGATCAGTGAAGGTTTACCACAAATGCAGGTTACTTCGCTCGATTATTCGGCTTTCGTAGGTCGGATCGCCATTGGCCGGGTACACCGTGGTACGTTGAAAGAAGGTGCCAGCATGGGGCTTGCAAAATCGGATGGTACGGTAAAACGGGTTCGGATTAAAGAACTACACACATTTGAAGGGCTTGGCAAACAGAAAGTTAGCGAAGTTCAGTGTGGGGATATCTGTGCTGTAACGGGTCTGGAAGATTTCGAAATTGGGGATACCCTGACGGATTATGACAATCCAGAACCACTCAGCCGGATTTCGGTAGATGAGCCGACCATGAACATGCTCTTCACGATTAACAACTCGCCTTTCTTCGGAAAAGAAGGTAAGTTCGTTACCTCGCGTCACCTGCGTGATCGACTCTATAAAGAGATCGAGAAAAATCTTGCCCTGCGTGTTGAAAATACAGATAGTGAAGATCGTTTCCTTGTCTATGGACGGGGTATTCTTCACTTGTCAGTTTTGATTGAAACGATGCGTCGGGAGGGTTATGAATTGCAGGTGGGTCAGCCACAGGTATTGTACAAAGAGGATGAAGATGGCCGTAAATTGGAGCCTATCGAGACCCTGGTTGTTGATGTACCCGAAGAAACTGCCGGTAAGGTGATCGAGTTAGCGACGCAGCGTAAAGGTGAGTTGCTGATTATGGAACCTAAAGGTGACCTACAACACCTTGAATTCGATATCCCATCACGTGGACTGATCGGTCTTCGATCGAACGTTCTGACAGCTACGTATGGTGAAGCGGTTATGAGTCATCGTTTCAAAGAATACCAGGAATATAAAGGCCCAATTCCAGAGCGGATCAACGGTTCGTTAATTTCGATGACGAGTGGTTCAGCTACAGCCTATTCGATTGATAAACTTCAGGATCGGGGTTCGTTCTTTATCGAACCAGGTGATGAAATTTATACAGGTCAGGTAATTGGCGAGCATACTCGCCAGAACGACATTGTTGTTAACGTTACAACGGCAAAGCAATTGACTAATATGCGGGCTTCCGGTTCAGATAACAATGTGAAAATTGCTCCGAAAATTTCGTTCTCTCTTGAAGAGAATATGGAATATATTCAGAAAGATGAATACCTTGAAGTAACGCCAAAGTCGATGCGGATTCGTAAAATCTATCTGGATGAAAACGAACGCAAACGCAATCAGAGCAAATTTGCAATGGCGTAG
- a CDS encoding LVIVD repeat-containing protein has translation MKAPVLLLLLPLFFLTSCTDNCERTTTYRKYTSIQLPISDIRQAVSSGAPQPLVEPGKLYVKDQYLFIVEIKKGIHVFDNSNPANPKAISFLSIPGNVDIAVRDNILYADSYIDLVALDISNPMAIKEVNRVETGFMSGLVGRTYWSYDKTSMKIYDQREEIATTTVKTDCEGSFNILPYLIPIAWFGRYYESLAFADGAYNSSKAPTTNTPTTGVGGSMARFAISNNQLYVVSNSTLQLFDITDPAKPTKGKSATLNWNVETIFPYRNSLFIGTTTGMYIYDVTSPAEPKQLAAFSHVRSCDPVVVHDNYAYVTLRGTSTCGVAGTQDVLDVVDISNLSAPRVAKTYPLETPYGLGIDYPALFVCQGSKGLRVFDASNPLDLKPQQTFANVNAFDVIPISKTLLTIGKDGLYQYDYSNPADLRLLSKIAAQPAY, from the coding sequence ATGAAAGCTCCTGTACTTCTATTACTCCTGCCGTTATTCTTTCTGACCAGTTGTACCGACAACTGTGAGCGGACAACAACTTACCGAAAATACACCTCGATTCAGCTACCCATTTCCGACATACGGCAGGCTGTTTCATCGGGTGCGCCCCAACCACTGGTCGAGCCTGGAAAACTATATGTCAAAGATCAGTATCTGTTTATTGTTGAAATCAAAAAAGGAATTCACGTTTTTGACAATAGCAATCCGGCTAATCCGAAAGCAATTTCGTTTCTGAGCATTCCCGGTAATGTGGATATAGCAGTACGGGACAATATTCTATATGCCGATAGTTATATCGACCTGGTCGCTCTGGACATCAGTAATCCAATGGCTATTAAAGAAGTGAATCGGGTTGAAACGGGTTTTATGAGTGGGTTAGTCGGTCGTACTTATTGGTCGTACGATAAAACGAGCATGAAAATTTACGATCAGCGCGAAGAAATAGCTACGACAACAGTAAAAACAGATTGTGAAGGCTCGTTTAATATTCTTCCCTATTTAATCCCCATTGCCTGGTTTGGTCGATATTATGAAAGCCTGGCATTTGCCGATGGTGCTTACAACAGTTCTAAGGCACCGACTACCAACACGCCTACAACAGGCGTTGGCGGCTCAATGGCCCGATTCGCTATTTCCAATAACCAGCTTTATGTGGTTAGTAACAGTACGTTACAACTATTTGATATTACGGACCCGGCCAAACCCACAAAGGGAAAATCAGCTACGTTGAACTGGAACGTCGAAACGATTTTCCCCTACCGAAATAGTCTGTTTATTGGCACCACAACGGGCATGTACATTTACGACGTTACAAGCCCTGCCGAGCCCAAACAGTTAGCCGCCTTTTCACATGTACGTTCTTGCGATCCGGTAGTTGTCCATGATAATTACGCCTATGTTACCTTGCGAGGGACCAGCACCTGTGGAGTTGCCGGTACACAAGACGTACTGGATGTTGTCGACATCAGCAATTTGTCAGCTCCCCGTGTTGCTAAAACCTATCCGCTCGAAACACCCTATGGTCTCGGAATCGACTACCCCGCTTTATTCGTTTGTCAGGGAAGTAAAGGGCTTCGGGTGTTCGATGCCTCTAATCCATTGGATCTGAAACCGCAGCAAACCTTTGCGAATGTCAATGCCTTTGATGTTATACCTATTTCGAAGACGTTGCTAACTATTGGCAAAGACGGCCTCTACCAGTATGATTACTCCAACCCGGCTGATCTGCGCTTATTGAGCAAGATTGCCGCCCAGCCAGCCTATTAA
- a CDS encoding META domain-containing protein: MKHILSVIYLSISCLLVLISNVQCKRSESELAPKIAGLIGTWKLVEPDSTYDVTLIFALDTAHPPQDVTSFKASGMAGVNAYTLNLFAAIDGMMMADQLNSTYKAGTPVAMQFEQSYLKNLKAVARYELPTENQLRLYHGGDQPRVLVYEKQN; the protein is encoded by the coding sequence ATGAAACACATACTCAGCGTTATTTATCTGTCAATTAGTTGCTTACTGGTATTAATTTCTAACGTGCAATGCAAACGGTCAGAATCGGAACTGGCCCCAAAAATAGCGGGGCTAATTGGCACCTGGAAACTCGTAGAACCTGACTCGACTTATGATGTGACATTAATTTTTGCGTTGGACACAGCGCATCCACCGCAAGATGTTACATCGTTTAAGGCTAGTGGGATGGCTGGCGTTAATGCCTATACGCTGAATTTATTTGCTGCCATAGATGGTATGATGATGGCTGATCAGCTCAACAGCACTTATAAGGCCGGAACGCCCGTAGCCATGCAATTTGAGCAGAGCTATCTTAAAAACCTGAAGGCAGTGGCCCGATATGAACTGCCAACCGAGAATCAGCTTCGGCTCTATCATGGTGGCGATCAGCCTAGAGTACTGGTTTATGAAAAACAAAACTGA
- a CDS encoding META domain-containing protein has product MKTGILAVLITMVCLACEQAPNSPSTITDPQLLVGDWRLIKPVSSFKTTLSVGIDQPSGGTISGIYSLKFTGDAAVNTYVTTALLVNSATGSIDVKAISTTKMAGSPDAMLFEQNYYTKLKAATRYELTSPNTLRLYSGSSTSDVLIFEKLN; this is encoded by the coding sequence ATGAAAACCGGGATACTGGCTGTGCTTATCACGATGGTATGCTTGGCCTGCGAACAGGCTCCGAATAGTCCTTCAACAATAACCGATCCCCAACTGTTAGTAGGCGATTGGCGATTGATTAAGCCTGTCTCGTCCTTCAAGACCACCCTTTCAGTTGGTATCGATCAGCCGTCGGGAGGTACTATATCCGGCATCTATTCGCTAAAATTTACGGGCGATGCCGCCGTTAATACGTATGTAACGACAGCCTTATTGGTTAATTCGGCAACAGGCTCGATCGACGTTAAAGCTATTTCAACAACTAAAATGGCTGGTTCGCCCGATGCTATGCTGTTCGAACAAAACTATTACACGAAGCTGAAAGCCGCTACCCGTTACGAACTGACCTCCCCTAATACGCTTCGGCTGTATTCCGGCAGTTCGACATCGGATGTGCTGATCTTCGAAAAACTAAATTGA
- a CDS encoding serpin family protein, translated as MKTTLFSTLATVTTGVLLTVIGCKNTSLSPDTSTANELRVSAPFASQTTQFAFDVTKQVVAEEGQAKNVFISPLSLHIALGMILNGANGQTAQEIQKTLKLDTQTLADANKTYQNLMENLPGVDSKVTLGLANSVWYRNTFAVENSFQDLLKQSFQAEVSAQDFNDPATLSKINGWASQKTNGKIPKVLDQIQPDNVMFLLNALYFKGDWKKQFDASKTVDMPFKLVMGGTTNVRMMRLNTELNRASRSNYTAFELPYGSDKFAMTVLLPNGTSSADALVNSLNNDEWVQLQKAMTPGTIDIGLPKFTMQYEINLNKTLSTLGMPTAFTDAADFTKINAKGGLTLSFVKQNTYVAVDEKGTEAAAVTTGGISVTSAPLPVLCDRPFVFVIHEKTSGTILFVGKIADPTKTNA; from the coding sequence ATGAAAACGACTCTTTTCTCCACGTTAGCAACCGTAACAACCGGTGTTCTGCTTACGGTCATAGGCTGTAAGAACACAAGCCTAAGTCCAGATACGAGTACAGCCAATGAGTTGCGCGTATCGGCTCCTTTTGCCAGCCAGACCACTCAGTTTGCGTTCGATGTAACCAAACAGGTAGTTGCTGAAGAAGGTCAGGCTAAAAACGTATTTATTTCGCCCCTGAGCTTACACATTGCCCTGGGTATGATTCTAAACGGAGCTAATGGTCAAACTGCTCAGGAAATACAGAAAACACTGAAACTGGATACCCAAACGCTGGCTGATGCTAATAAGACCTACCAAAACTTAATGGAAAACCTGCCGGGCGTCGATTCAAAGGTGACGCTGGGACTTGCCAATTCAGTATGGTATCGGAATACGTTTGCTGTTGAAAACTCCTTTCAGGATTTGCTCAAACAATCGTTTCAGGCAGAAGTATCGGCTCAGGATTTCAACGATCCGGCAACCCTGAGCAAAATTAACGGATGGGCCAGCCAGAAAACGAATGGAAAAATCCCGAAAGTACTTGACCAGATTCAGCCGGACAATGTCATGTTTCTGCTGAATGCGCTGTACTTTAAAGGCGACTGGAAAAAACAATTCGATGCGAGCAAAACGGTCGATATGCCCTTTAAGCTGGTAATGGGGGGCACCACCAATGTGCGGATGATGCGGCTCAACACCGAATTGAACCGAGCTTCCCGATCCAACTACACAGCCTTCGAACTACCCTATGGCTCCGATAAATTCGCTATGACGGTACTGCTTCCCAACGGAACCAGCTCGGCCGATGCCCTCGTGAACAGCCTGAACAACGACGAATGGGTTCAACTTCAGAAAGCAATGACGCCGGGAACTATCGACATCGGTCTGCCGAAATTTACGATGCAGTATGAGATCAATTTGAATAAAACCCTGTCGACATTGGGGATGCCTACTGCCTTTACAGACGCGGCTGATTTCACAAAAATCAACGCCAAGGGCGGCTTAACTCTTAGTTTTGTGAAGCAGAACACGTATGTGGCTGTCGATGAAAAAGGTACCGAAGCTGCAGCCGTCACAACCGGAGGTATTTCGGTAACCTCAGCCCCGCTGCCTGTGCTATGCGACCGTCCGTTCGTGTTTGTCATTCACGAAAAAACATCGGGCACGATCTTGTTCGTTGGTAAAATCGCTGATCCAACCAAAACAAACGCATGA
- a CDS encoding anti-sigma factor: MDELEKNMPDNFWRKAFDEAAETPPPRVWDAIERRLDEPDSTKILPLWGAGLASSRPFVWSTGIAATVALLLLGWWAVQTLPSNNLSYKRNDPNAIAQQAARPANRPVSKEPTAAEQTDLANSSTELPESVASVSKTTTESGTKTVAKSGRQQLSPFKPYPANNALATLASKPRVPNSVGSELLMKTGQLAQARTAPRMSVTTAAAQAAINSVVASQAIVTQADAANSTVSIAFEPLSGRSLRLRGFGQIHRIVWFRPAEPELKPEIAQSKQKSRDVWASASVMPGSFNPMVSIKSASVASAGSASLDAIKASTTSQQNVSSSPNFSVAYQAGAGVQLSERWSIESGIGYLAGRSTLETPAQFSSASLSAGFVQNSASSNLYVDALRNSIHRSDLAYAVPQANYANVSNSAYQNSYNGQIRQVLTNDYQYMQVPVQVGYQLRPKKKLSLALLGGIITNIFIRNTVDSQLEITAKDGVYRPVSLAAAMGARFRYRPTRQWSASVAGMYQPALGLGTQSESQVQSQPNTAGMSFGVDYHF, translated from the coding sequence ATGGACGAATTAGAAAAAAATATGCCGGACAATTTTTGGCGAAAGGCATTCGACGAAGCCGCTGAAACACCGCCCCCTCGGGTATGGGATGCGATTGAGCGACGGTTAGATGAGCCTGACAGTACCAAAATACTCCCACTTTGGGGAGCAGGCCTGGCTTCGTCACGACCATTCGTATGGAGTACTGGCATTGCAGCTACTGTGGCCTTGCTACTGCTTGGCTGGTGGGCTGTTCAGACATTACCGTCAAATAATCTGTCTTACAAAAGGAATGATCCTAACGCGATCGCACAGCAGGCAGCAAGGCCAGCAAATAGGCCAGTCAGCAAAGAGCCGACGGCTGCTGAGCAGACAGATCTAGCGAACTCATCGACTGAATTGCCAGAATCGGTAGCTTCTGTTTCAAAGACTACTACGGAATCTGGCACTAAAACAGTGGCCAAATCTGGACGTCAACAACTATCTCCGTTCAAGCCGTATCCAGCGAATAACGCACTGGCTACGCTTGCGTCGAAACCCCGAGTGCCTAATTCAGTCGGTTCGGAGTTGCTGATGAAAACAGGCCAGCTAGCCCAGGCAAGAACAGCTCCCCGAATGTCGGTAACGACAGCCGCTGCACAGGCAGCGATAAACTCAGTTGTGGCTTCTCAGGCGATTGTTACGCAGGCAGATGCCGCTAATTCGACTGTGTCCATCGCCTTTGAGCCACTCTCCGGTCGTTCGTTACGCCTACGTGGATTTGGTCAGATTCATCGGATTGTCTGGTTCCGGCCAGCTGAACCTGAACTGAAACCGGAAATCGCGCAATCGAAACAAAAATCCCGCGATGTTTGGGCCTCGGCCAGTGTTATGCCTGGTTCTTTTAATCCGATGGTCTCTATAAAGTCGGCGTCTGTTGCTTCGGCGGGTTCGGCTTCTCTGGATGCAATAAAGGCTTCAACAACGAGTCAGCAAAATGTGAGCAGTAGCCCGAATTTCTCGGTAGCCTATCAGGCTGGTGCTGGTGTTCAACTATCCGAACGCTGGTCAATCGAATCTGGCATTGGGTATCTGGCTGGCCGCTCAACCCTCGAAACACCAGCCCAATTTTCATCGGCTTCCTTGTCGGCAGGATTTGTACAAAATTCAGCTTCCAGCAATCTGTATGTCGATGCCCTTCGCAATAGCATTCACCGGAGTGATTTAGCGTATGCAGTTCCACAGGCTAATTATGCGAATGTCTCTAATTCAGCCTACCAGAACAGTTATAATGGCCAGATACGGCAAGTATTGACCAACGATTATCAGTACATGCAGGTGCCGGTTCAGGTTGGGTATCAGTTGCGGCCAAAGAAAAAGCTTAGTCTGGCCTTACTGGGTGGCATAATCACCAATATTTTCATCCGCAATACAGTCGATAGCCAACTGGAAATTACGGCAAAAGATGGTGTTTATCGGCCTGTATCGCTGGCAGCCGCCATGGGAGCCCGATTCCGGTATCGGCCTACGCGCCAGTGGTCGGCCTCGGTGGCAGGGATGTATCAGCCAGCTCTGGGGTTAGGTACGCAATCGGAATCTCAGGTGCAGAGTCAGCCCAATACGGCCGGGATGAGTTTTGGAGTCGATTATCACTTTTAA
- a CDS encoding RNA polymerase sigma factor — MQDDYALVEGCRRQDRSMQRLLYERFAGKLFVVCKRYVKDPDEAEDILQDAFVKIYRHIDSFRFECPLEAWLKRVVINTALKHIRKQKPWEHTTDVQELAPVLPQADESLPTLNYQYLLQLIQELPPGCRTVFNLYAIEGYTHPEIAEMLDIAEGTSKSQFARARSLLQQKLQSDGHPAEGRPR; from the coding sequence ATGCAGGATGATTACGCACTAGTCGAAGGCTGCCGACGACAGGACCGGAGTATGCAGCGACTGCTTTATGAGCGGTTTGCCGGGAAGCTGTTTGTCGTATGCAAACGTTATGTAAAAGATCCTGACGAAGCCGAAGACATATTACAGGATGCCTTTGTAAAGATTTACCGTCATATCGACTCCTTTCGGTTCGAGTGCCCTCTGGAAGCCTGGCTGAAACGGGTTGTCATCAATACGGCTTTAAAACATATACGAAAACAAAAACCCTGGGAGCATACTACCGACGTTCAGGAACTGGCTCCAGTGCTGCCACAGGCCGATGAAAGTCTTCCAACACTAAATTACCAGTACCTGCTGCAACTGATTCAGGAGCTTCCGCCCGGTTGCCGAACCGTATTTAACTTATATGCCATTGAAGGCTACACCCATCCCGAAATTGCGGAGATGCTGGACATAGCTGAAGGAACATCAAAATCACAATTTGCCCGCGCCAGAAGCCTATTGCAACAGAAACTACAATCCGATGGCCATCCTGCTGAAGGACGACCACGTTGA